From Lycium ferocissimum isolate CSIRO_LF1 chromosome 12, AGI_CSIRO_Lferr_CH_V1, whole genome shotgun sequence, one genomic window encodes:
- the LOC132039490 gene encoding uncharacterized protein LOC132039490 — translation MTQAVANSAANGCFIDKTYARITQLLDKLTTHNQAWHSSGTGVAYGAPAIQNFVKENQETQQTLAQIATIAEEEEAQSDVPTIVDEVQTEVPLVKLAKKTKDAKCQKFYDQLKQLSMNIPFLDAVKEMPRFANYLKDFMTKKRSVKHDTMADRSIKRPVGVVDDVLLGLYGDGDSLVGLGSYSYQPKKLELDLENRKTPPAKPSIEEPLMLKLKQLPSYMRYEFLGTDNTLPVIVSALLNDEQMKKLLEIPREYRRTIGWTIVDIRGMPFGIVSTRFSLKIIVHRVEHKRRLNPPMQEVVRKEIINWLDAGVVYPNADSKWVSPVQHVSKKGGITVVPNAKNELIPTRMVTGWRVCMDYQRLNSTTCKDHFSMPFTGKMLDRLAGRSYYYFLDGYSGYNRINIALEDQEKTMFTCPYGTFAISRMPFGLCNAPATFQHCIMSIFSDTVEDFLEVFIDDFSGVGDSFDECLDHLGRVLKRCEERNLLLN, via the exons ATGACACAAGCTGTGGCTAATAGTGCAGCTAATGGGTGTTTTATAGATAAGACTTATGCTCGTATCACTCAATTGCTTGATAAGCTTACTACTCACAATCAAGCGTGGCACTCTAGTGGTACTGGTGTGGCCTATGGAGCTCCAGCAATCCAGAATTTTGTGAAGGAAAATCAAGAGACTCAACAAACCTTAGCTCAGATAGCTACCA TTGCTGAAGAAGAAGAGGCACAATCTGATGTGCCAACAATTGTTGATGAGGTCCAGACAGAAGTTCCTCTTGTTAA GTTGGCAAAAAAGACCAAAGATGCTAAATGTCAGAAGTTCTATGATCAATTGAAGCAACTTTCCATGAACATCCCTTTTCTGGATGCTGTCAAAGAAATGCCCAGATTTGCAAATTATTTAAAAGATTTTATGACAAAGAAGAGGTCTGTGAAGCATGACACT ATGGCCGATAGATCTATTAAAAGGCCAGTTGGAGTTGTGGATGATGTGCTGTTAGG GTTATATGGAGACGGTGATTCTCTTGTGGGGTTGGGTTCCTATTCTTACCAACCAAAGAAGCTTGAACTTGATCTTGAAAATAGAAAGACACCTCCAGCAAAACCATCTATTGAGGAGCCGCTGATGCTTAAGCTTAAGCAGCTTCCTTCATATATGAGGTATGAATTTCTGGGCACTGATAATACTTTGCCAGTGATTGTGTCTGCACTGCTGAATGATGAGCAGATGAAGAAGTTATTGGAGATTCCGAGAGAGTATAGACGTACAATTGGGTGGACCATTGTAGACATTCGGGGTATGCCTTTTGGTATTGTGAGCACAAGATTCAGCTTGAAGATAATAGTTCACCGAGTGGAACATAAGAGAAGATTGAATCCACCCATGCAAGAGGTAGTCAGGAAAGAGATTATAAACTGGTTAGATGCTGGAGTTGTTTATCCTAATGCAgatagtaaatgggtgagcccGGTCCAACATGTTTCGAAGAAGGGAGGCATCACTGTGGTGCCGAATGCTAAGAACGAATTGATTCCTACAAGGATGGTTACTGGGTGGCGTGTCTGTATGGACTATCAGAGGCTAAATTCTACTACTTGCAAGGACCATTTCTCCATGCCGTTTACTGGTAAGATGCTTGATCGGCTTGCGGGAAGGTCATATTATTACTTCCTAGATGGGTACTCCGGCTACAACCGAATTAACATTGCTCTTGAAGACCAAGAGAAGACTATGTTCACGTGCCCTTATGGGACGTTTGCTATCAGTAGGATGCCATTTGGTCTTTGTAATGCACCGGCTACTTTTCAACATTGTATAATGTCTATTTTCTCTGATACGGTTGAGGACTTCTTGGAGGTCTTCATAGATGATTTTTCTGGCGTGGGAGACTCTTTTGATGAGTGTCTTGACCATCTGGGTCGAGTGCTAAAGAGATGCGAAGAGAGGAATCTCCTACTTAATTAG